Part of the Betta splendens chromosome 17, fBetSpl5.4, whole genome shotgun sequence genome, GCCACCTTCGAAATCCCAGTAAGCTACAGTTTAGATGCAATAACACCACAGCATTTATTAATAGATCTATATAGGTCCACACTGAGGGTAGCTGGTTGAGAGCTTAGTTCTCACTATTTTCCACTCTGGGCATTTGTCCTTGACTGTTAATTGTATTCCTCTAACTCACTCTGGCCCTTAAATCATCCACTCTAATCAAATACAGAATCATTTCTGTATACATTGTGAAGTCTTAGGTCTGAGTGATTCTGTCATTTATAATCAATTGTCATTATAACGGATAATGCTCATTAGTTAAATACACAATATGCAGTATTTCGCAATTGTTACACATTAAAACAAAGGCAAACGTATATAAATTACACTGTCACATGTTTTGGCTTTAACTATTCATCCATTAAACTGGTTCTTCTGGTTGTGCCACTTAACagcaaataacaaaaaacagtagaaataaaataacaatttaTAACTTTGTTATGGTTTATTTATAGGTCTAAATGTAAACTATGCATCAGTCGAAGTGATGTCATCAGTCTCTGGTGGTGACGGATCATAGAGGTTgttgaaaaaggaaaaatctGATTCAGTTCCATGATTTCTGCCCTGAAAAGGAAATATCTGTTATCATCTAATATTTCATGACCACAtacattttgtacatttcttTCTCACTTACATCTATTTTGCAGTCAAAGAGATCAAACTGGTCAATCGCATCATTATTCATAATTGTTGGCTGGTTCCTAAGACAGACAAGCACAAATGTCAGCATAAACCACAAACACGTGAGCATCCTTCAGTGTAAATTATTCATGGATTCGATCAGTGTGTACATGATACAGCGCCTCCTGTTCAGCATGAATAGAAAGATGGAGATGAGGATTCCTGCCAGCAGAGCCAGACCCACTACAAGGCCCACGGTTGATgcatctgcagacacagaaacgtGAAATGCACACATgacaaaaaaatgttaaaagccCTCAATGAAAGTCCAGtttgtcaaaataaatgtcCTGCACTGCTGCTCTAGGTGATTCAGTCCCACATacctcaacctgctgctgcaaagATCAAGACTAAAAATAGTCCCTCACTTATGAAATATTTAGTCCTGTCTGACAAAAATGTACAAAGGATGGTCTCTTCAATCTTATTTGCTTTGATGTGCAGTAAGTAAAATGTGACGTGGTAAATAAATCCATAAAATAAGTGACAACACAGtgaaaatgcaaaatgcaaGATGAACACCAATAAGGGAAAGTACAGCAGGGCTCAttgttgttctgtgttttgCTAGTGTCCTTGTCACCACTGGTTGCATAAGGCTGTAGCTGCAGCCCAGTCATCTTAGACAGTCTAGTTACTCTCAGATGGCACATGGTCACATTGGCCAATCTGAGATGCGGCTTATTAGCAGTCCCTTCTACTTGTACAAGTTGATTTGTATTCATACTAATGAAATGTCTGGTCCtaatttcacatttcaaaaCTGATAAGAAGAACTGAAATTGAGTTTTTCCTACATCTACCCGACAATTTGCATTCTGAATTAGATTCAGGTTACCATGATAGTCATCAGGAGGGCTGATGGGCTCGGAGTAGCATTCGCCTGGGAAGACAGTGATGTCATCTAGAGCAACATCCCCTACTGCGTTCATCCCCCTCTGATAGACAAAAACAACCTGCAACAAAAGAGACACTCAAAAACAGCAGGAGATGACAAAattcagacacaaaaacaaacatgggttcattttttaataattattattgtttcttCTTTCATGCAACCCACTCTTTTAAAAACTGACTAATTTAAGATGGTGTTTTATCAGGAATGAACTACAATAGATAAGTGGCAACTGACTGTCttgtaaaagaaaacatcattacccagaatgcctcTGTATGTGTAATGGACACCCTGGCTTCCTGCCAGCTGTCTCCCTTGCTTTCTGTCTCAGTCCATTTCAGTATCCCTTCTTCGTTACCATCAGTGTGCATTTGTCTATTGGACAGTTTAAATCAAAGTGTTAAAGTTAATGTATGATGCTGCGTTTTCTCAGACATTGTTACCAGACAATGATGTTATGGTGTTACCTGTCATTTATGTAAACTCTGAGAGTCCCCACATGGCTGCCATACATGTGGTACCAAAATTTAAGACAGTGCCATCTGGCGGATGGTTGGAACACATCACTGACCAGGAAGGACATGTCTCCCCATTCACCCACTGAGCTGTCCACATACAGATAGAAACCTAATGGAAATTGATATAAATTGCCAGgtttatgtgtttgtgctcTTCAGTTGCATAgagaataaaaaatatttcttgTGAGGCCAACATATTGCAAGCTTCCtattttactgaccttgtgtgGAGTTGGTGGTGTGATCAACACTGGGCCTGGTGTTAGGGTTAGGTGAGCCCCCTCTGCCGCGGAGCCAGTCCCCCTGGTCCACAATTCCACCCAGGTTGCTCCAGCTACACATGTTGTGTTCAAAGTCGCAATATCCATAAGGGGGACACTGAGCATCTGTCAGCTCTACGTCATCGAAGGCCATGTCTCCCTCCTCGGTGGGGCCGGCCTTCACTCCTTCCACCATGATCTGAAACACAAGTGAACACAACAAATCTGGAATTGATCACAAATGCGCAGCCTTTATATGAGCAGCCTTTCTCAGGCAGGCCACTGAGACTCACTCTGCAAGGCAGATTCCAGGGCAGAAGTGAAGCCTGAGCAAACCTCCACAATCGACCCTGATCTCCTGCCTGAGAGAAAATCAGAGCTTTTTTCCCGTTTTCACTCTGCTGATAAACATTCAGCGTCCCCACGCCTTTGCCGTACATGTGGTACCAGAGCTGCAAGCACGATCCTTTGCCTGAAGGGccacaggaaataaaaacacactttgttATTTTCAGAGCATATCTACATGAGCGTAGTTGATTACCACCTTCACACCTGCTGGGTACAGCGGTGAAAACATAGTGGCTGTCTGGTCAGCACGatcagcggaggaggaggggaggtaGTAGTAGTAGCCAGAGGGTGTGTGAGTCGTGTGGTCGCTCTCTGGTCCTGTGTTGGGCTTGTCAGCAGAGCCAGACTGTCTGAACCAGTCAAAGTCATCGGTGGCCTGCTGCTGCCAGTTACAGCTCCCCTCCTCAAAGTCACACAAATCTACGACACACATGAAAGTGATAATGTATGAAACTTAGTTACTGATGGAGTAACTGCAAGTTGTTAAAGCATCACTACATAACAATAGTGATGAATAAGAAcaaaatttaatattttattttagcatttttgACACATTTGCAACAGTGCCAGTAGTTCTTCCAATCTGTTCCTTGCAAAATGATTAAACATTGGGccatataaaatatattaaattcaCAACGGCCTCTGCTGGGATGCTGTGCAGCTTCTCACCAGAAGCCGGGCATGGCCCATCGATCAGGGAGATGTCATCGATGGCTATGTCTCCAGCGTCTCCCCCAACGGTGGCCTCCACAATCACTTGGTGGACTCTCTGCAGCGTCACGTGGCTCTGCACCAGCAGCCATTCATCCCCCTGATTTCCTGATTTTTGCCACACCtacaggaaagaaaagaggcTGATTCACACAATGAGGATGTGAGGAGATTTTTGCAACACCCTGGCTTGCGCTCAGAAAACCATACATTAATGTTATTTTGCAATCAGAATTTCACAACCATGTGAAAAATATAATAACAGAAAGAAAACCCTGTGGAAACGGCCACAAATATTTCTCAATGCGCCTCACAGCTGCTTTTCTAACTGTGTAGTAAGGGGAAGTAAAACAATCAGAACCAAACTGCAGCATTCATTTAAACCTGGCCTGAGCAGTGATAAACCTGAAAGCTGCTAATTTAATGTCTGCTTTACCAGAGTTTTCTCAAAGGGATCAACTGATAGTAGAAACGTCCTCAGCGAGCCCACGGTCGCTCCGAACATATGGTACCAAAACCTGAGGCAGTAtcctttctctccagcaggtggcagcagtgaCGACTTCAACAGGGCCATATTCCCCTTCACGCTGGGAGGAGAGCTCtttatgtaaatgtattttcctGTTAAAAACATCAAGCAGTTATTCTCAAACAATTTGTAACTATATTATATTTACCTATTTGCATTCATTCTTGTAGTGTGTTGAAATGATGACAATAATGGCGTATGGAACAGAAATGACCTTTGCCAGTAGTGTGGTCTCCTGCTGGTCCAGTATTTGGGGATTCTGTGGGACCGGACCAGATAAGCCAGTCTAACTCATCCTCACCCCCCtgcacccaaacacacaaaccatctTCAAAAGAGCagtcagaggcagacagagctGGGGAGGGAAAGGGAATCAACATTAGCCAACCTtcatcaccacttcctgttcctgtaggtttaaacacagcagagatATGGAAGGAGAACAATACATGCATGTAAAGCTATGTTGCTGAACGTTCTGTACCTGGTGGTTGGTAGGAGGCTTCACAGTTTAGAAAAGAGATGTCATCCACAGCAACAACATCATCTCCATGGGTTGTGCTACCTGGAGGTTTTCTACTTGTGCTAATGAACCAAACCTAATGGACACAATTACATTAAAGTTTGTGAAGGACGAGTCACTGAAACAAAAGGAAGCACCGCAATGCACTTACAGAACAAAATGTAATGTACACCTTTCTCCAATTCACTTGTGCACTACTAGCACTCCTGGCAGTCGCTTTCTATGTTCATCGTCCATTTTCCTATTCATTTACTAATAACTAATTTGGCAAATGAACACactaactgttttatatttgtctATGGAGCTGAACCAGGAGGTCTTAGAACCGCCCCAAAGGAATCTGTAAACCCAGATGGAAATCAACTAACTCATGATGCTTAAGCACGGCCATAGCAGCAGCACGCTAACATTCTAATAGGAGGCAGAACTGAAGGACCTGTGAAGTAGAGACGGCAAACACTACCACATGTTCGCTACTCTACCCGCTAAAATGCATGACATTTATGAAATGGACAAACTACAGAAAACGATTCAGCCGTCCCTCGTGTGACTACATTTCTGCACTCATATTCCCATTTGTGTTGCACGTTGCCACTGCTCTTTTGCATAGCGACCGAGTGTTGATCTGTATGTTGGACGCGTGAGCGTTCACCCTGTAAGGCTGCGGGTGCGGACCCAGTGGCAGATACGTTGCAGTCCAGTGGGAGACGgtgctgtgactctgtgacCACAGGATTGCTTCACTCCCCTCAGCTTGCTGCATAAGCACTCTGAGTGACCCAGCACTCTCTTCTCTGATGTGGAAGTGAAACCTGGgcaaaggaaagaaggaaggaagaaggggaGAGTGTTGGATTGGGAAGACAGTTGCGTGGTAGAAAGACGGGGGAGCGTTGCACAATTCATACAACTCTGcatcaaaacaaatattttacaaAGATACGGGGCAATAAATGTGGATGAGCGCTGTCGCTGTCACTTACAGAATCTGGCAGTAGGGGGAAGAAGGGGGCAGCGAGGGACTCTGGAGTCGGGCCTCATTCTGTGTCGACCACTGGCTGAAATTCACTCTCATGTAGTAGCCTGAGAATGAGGAAAAATGTCGGAACAAAGTTGACTCTCAAAGGCGCTGACTCAACTGCAGGCAGTATGTTATTCAGCATGTTTCCCCCCGTGTTCTTTCCTTGTGGGGCCATGAAATTAGTCAATAAGCCACTTAAGTCACCTGTCGCCGTCGTGTGATCAGTGGGCGGATCAGTGTCGTTACTGGCCTTCTGTCGGTGCCACTTGATGTGTCCATCACTGGTGTCGGCCCAGTGACACTGGTCACTCTCAAATGTGCAAGCACCTACGAAGAGGTCAAAAAGTGCCTGAATAACATTGCTGAAAAGAAGCACGCAGTAAACTCTGATTCATGTGTGacagcattttcaacatttcCCCCAAAAAACTGCTTTTGTAACACTTTGCGCAACCGAACAGTCGAACAGTCACTTTTGTCAATAATAAAGCATGAATCTTGATTCTGTCTCGTCTGAAAACCAAATGCAGACAATAATCAACAAGTGTTTGAATCATCTGCTTTTCTTTGGTGTTTCACAAATCCACAAAAAATCCTTGACAGTGGTTGTTACTGTGGCCTGTTTGACATCAGTGCACAGTGAGGCTCACCACAGCCTTCCTCGTCCTCTCCACCGGGACAGTCTGGATGATAATCGCAGTGTAAAGCAGCCGTAATACACACCGTACCATTCGACCGCCAACAAAAAAACTGATTCTCCTgtaacacagagagagaaaacaacatttaacCTGCGTTACGAAGGACTACGCTTCACAGAACCTGGAAGTTTACCTGACAGGGGTTTACTGGTGTAGTAGGTGGAGAGGAAGTAGGCGTCGTGTCAGGTAGTTCACTGTTGTCATGATCAAACAGACACTCTTTGGTGAAGGAGACGTCGTCCAGGGCAACAAGCCCTCGCTGACCTTCCCCATGCTCGTACCTGAAGACCACCTGACAGAAGGGGCACAAAACGTACCTGCTCTTGTGAAACCTTAGTGATTAAATGTAAAGCAGTAGGAGTCTGATGCTTTTCTATATTTCTATACCTGTAATGTACAACAACAAAGTGAATCTTATTCTACTAATGAAATGAATCTGAAGTTTGTGATATGTTCATTATGCCACTAAACAATGCAGCGGTTCACACAGTCTGCAGTCGTCTCCAGCGTGTATCTAATCACCCGTCTGTGCCCTCACTGACCTTACTGCTACATGACGAGGAGAACGTGACCTCTGCTCTCTGCCAGCTGTAGCTCTGGGAGTTTTCCCTCATCCATAGCAGTCTGTCGTCGCCACCTGACCGTCGCGTCCTGGACCGGGCTGTCAGTCGGGCTGCAGCGTCGTCCCGGCTGAAGTAGAAgaatctcacctagagaaggAGAAAGGATGACAGAGCGAGAAACATTGAAAAGGAGcatttaaataatgtaaaataaaaggcCTGAGTGAGATGAGCTGTGCTGTGGACTGTAACCTGCATGGAGTGGTTAATGACGTACTGTTCTTAAGAGAACAGAGATAAGCATAAGATAATAACAGCTACATGTGCAGGCACTGATAACAACCTCTGAAGCCTTTTGATTAGAAGAGCAAAAAATACAGACACTGATGAGATTAATCCATCACACAGCAGAAATTTATGATATTATTACAGCctaatgttgttttttactgCCTACAagttatattaatatttaacatcaTTAACACATTTGGTTTATGTCTATTCATTGCTGTAAAACTGGAACACTTTTAAACTTTATAATGGCTGCATGCATATTAAGACACCTCTAACAAACGCCTGGTCCACATAAACAAACCCAAAAACCACTACAGCGTACTCACAGTGCAGTTAGAGCTGGCTAGTAGTGTTCTGGAGAGCATCTCTGTTGACTGACCCTTGTTGGTCACCGGGATCACATAGTGACCTGTGAAGTAATACAATGTACAGTTATAGCAGCAGGTGAAGATCCATAAGCATCACAACTTTTGACAAGTGGCGATACCTGCAGCAGAATTAAGGGTGTGATCCCGGGGAGGCCCATGGTTGGGCCAGGCGTCCTGTCCTTTATGAGGTATCCAGTCTGCTCCAGGTGTGTCCACATCACTCTCTGCCCAGGAGCACAGTCCTTGTTCAAAGCTGCAGCGCTCCAGCGCATCAAGTTGCTCTACACCCGTTgcaaataaatcacacacacacacagttcagtaTTAAAGTGACATATCAAAAGCCTAAACTTGGCACACGCTGACAAAACTGCTTTAGGCTAAGTCTGATTCAAACGAGTCAGTACTGTGTGATATCTCACCACAGTTATTCTCATCGGACCAATCCCCACAGTCATCGCTGAAGTCACACACTCTAGTGTCCTCAACACACACTTTATTGCTGCATGTGAATGTATCCTGTGGACACAGTGGCTGGGCCACTGGAATACAAAAAGATTTCATCAACATAATTAAGCTTGAAAAAGAGGTGAAATGGTAAAAAAAAGGCAATGTACCAGGAAATGTGCAGTTGGTAAAATCTATGTCATCAATGGCAACGTGTCCAGGCTTGTTAAAGGTCCTAGAGGCTTCGAACAGGACGACAAAGTCCTGGGAGACGCGACCAACCGTCACCTCACCGTGATGCCACACATTGTCATGGTTACCAGATAGCCACCACAGTGGGGTGGTCCTGGAGTCTTCcttcagcagcacattcagctcctTTGTGTCTGAAACAGTGAGTCGAGGTCACAGGAGAATCACATGCTAATACACTAACGCAATAAAAACTTAATTTAACTTCATAAGGTCATATTAAACTATATATAAAGGTTATGCTGAGTGCATTATATTAAAAGGTGTCTCATTTTCACAGCAAAGCTGCAGTGCTGCAAACTGCATTAGATTGTTCAGCTGTAGCTAATACAGCTAGCAGTGACGTTATATGAAGGGAACATTCATGACTTTTATTGGCTGCACACATACTGCAGAGCACACGTGCTTGTGAAGAACATACCCTCTCCATACATGTTGTAGTAGAAGTGTAGTGTGCAGGTGGTGCTGGCCTGCCTCATGGAGGGACTCTGCAGGGCAGCAGGGCTCATGTGGCCTCCTTGGTCAGGTTCCACTGCCATGTACCAACCTGGAAGTTGATTTTCAGCTTAGGTTGCAATTCAGGCCAGACGTATGGAGCTTGCGTTTTTCTCCTTTCTGTATGGTATAGTTCTTTTTTGGCTCTAATCATAAATTAAATAGATTTTACGTACTTTCATATTCAACCTCTTTAACAAACCTCTCGCGTTAATAGTCAAAACATTCAAACAGGAAatttgcaaaaaaataaaaaggaaatccCTGTCATTTGCAGCTTCGCTCCCAGTTGCTTTATTCAAATATTACGTCCAGACTGGTGGACAGTACACACATAATgtttgctactgtatgtgggtgTTCAATGTGTTGGACCCAAGCATTTGAATCTCCAGACTGTCTAACGGGGAAGTGTGTGGTCCTACCCAGTCCAGAGCCCAGTGTGTGGTCCACAGAGGGCCCGCTGCTCTCGGATCCGTTTCTTCCTCTCACCCAGTCAAACTGGCCCATGCTGACCTCCTCCCAGCCACACGTGCCGTTTTCAAATGAGCAACCCACAAATTCCAAACGTGTTACGTTCACTATTGGATAAACAAGACAATATAtgtttcagtcattttaattCTATCATCATAAATCTTAGCAAAAAGTATAGCAATAAAACCACAAAACAACATTAGTACCTTTACAACGGCCTGGTGTGAGACTGATGTCATCAACGGCAATAAATCCCCTGTTGTTCATCTCTGCTTTGATCAGCAGCTGAGACAGCGGAgacataattaataaaatattttgccTACCacatattgttgtgtttttttatgactACATCAGTTGAGGGTACCTGAAAAGGTTTGCTGCTGACTACTGTCTGTGAGAACCTGCTCCAGGTGCTCCCACTGCTGTTGCTACTGAACATCAGATCCTCGTCTGACGGCCCTGAACGCATGTAAACTCGCAGAGTCCCCGAGTCACTGCCAAGCAACAGATCATGTGTGTTTTCCATAACATGAAATGGCACAAAATAGTTTATTCATAGTTTATCCTGTCAACAAAATTACTCTCCAaagtgaaaaagacaaaaaaaagaattcCTGCAATATAcagtttaatttttatttgcttATGTGCAGTTCAACATGTAAAACATTATAGAGATTATTTCCGTTATtagttttgtagtttaaatggttttctttttttcaggtcATTCTGTTGTAAATAGTGAACTCTGCCACAGAATATCTGTGGTCGTGCACAAATTGGGGCAGGTGATTCACGTCTAAGCAACACTTTCTGAGGAAGTCAATGAGGAAACTAAACAGGATAAAGTGCATCCTCTGCattgtcacatactgtatggtgtAAAAAGGCACAGCGTTTTGCTGATTGTGTGCGTTTTTTGCTGACCTGCTGTCCATATGGTACCATAAGGTGAGACAGGAGGTGGTGTCTTTCAGTTGGATCCATTCTGACACAACCTGAGTCAGACTGCTGTGGGTTTGGTGCAGTGCAGAGCTCAACAGGAACAAGCCTTAtatgaaggaggaaaaaaagtcaGCAAAAATGTTTACAATTCTCTTTCCACTAGTAATACCTTTCCATGTTTCAAATAagacaaaaagacattttattggGAGATCGGAGGACCTGATGTTAGTAACAATACAAGTAAAGGTTAAAACTTCAGTTCATAATAagtacttaataataataattactcaAATAAAGAACTGagatttcaaaaacaaaaatgagatattacattttattttctttggtgAGGAAGGTGAAATCCTTTCTTATTCACAGTAATCTCGGAGTGACATATCTCTGTGTGGTATATCAGGACTTTGGTCAAGTTAATCGTGCGTGAGTTGGAAGTCAACTGAAACTGTGTCAGTAAAAGATTTGAAGTACACAAAGACCGGTCTgttggtttgtgtatttttaagaACCTTTCTACTAATGACTCATGGAAACACCAATCTGCTCCGTTTGTATCCTATTTAATTACATACATCCCAGATCATACCCTGTGGGGTCTGAGTAGTGTGGTCTGTAGGTGGACCCCCAAAGCCGCCACCGGCTAGCACCcagtcatgttcatttcctctGCGGATGTTGAGCCAGCTGCACTGTCCTGACTCAAAGTCACAGCTGCCTGGAGGACTGCAGGCCCCATCCCTCACGGAAACATCATCGATTTTCACCGTAGCATTCATGGCTGGCACGTTGTATGCCTTAAACGCCACCTGGCGAGAGACATGAAGGGTTTCTAGAAGACATTCATGCTTTCATGCTACAGCATGTGTAAAGGTAAGAGAAGACGTTTCACAGGCAGAAAGCagtaatcatcatcatcgtaAACAAGCCCTCACATGAAATTTAGCGGCGGACGAAACCGTGACCTCTGCCACCTCCCAGTGTGTAGAGGGCGCTCCAGATCGTTCCCAAAGGgcttcactctcctcctcaTGTCGCACAACGTGGACGCTAAGGTTGTTAAAGTGACCTTCAGGTAGCCAGTACCTGAACAAACGCGGCACAAGCCCTGACATTTAACTCCTATTACACATgataacaaacagaaaagagTGTAAATGTGTACAAGGGAAACTACGGACGCACCAGAAGCGAACACACATCTCTGCACCTGACTGAAGCTCTGGAGTGAGCAGTTGAGCTACTTGAGTCGTAGAAGTCGTAGAATTCAGCACAGTCATGTAAAAACCTGAAACAAATTAATGGTTCTGCTTCAATTGCAGTTTAGTAGGTTGGGTTTTAAATATGATTACAGTTCCCCCTCACTTTAACAGCCTGGTATCGACAGTAGCTGCAGCACGAAGTGAGAACAACAAAAACCCAAAATCCAAGCTACGCAGATGTGACTCAGAGTTTAAGAGTCTTCAGAATAAGAGGGAAATCCTAAACTACTCACCGTTTTCTGTTCCATAGGTGTGATCCACATGACGATCTGTTCCCATTTTGTGAATCCAACGACCCAAGTGACTAACATCGTTCTCAAAGGCACACAAGCTGGattcaaacccacacacatctAGAATGGTGCAAAAAGTGGCCAAGATGTCACAACCTTCGATATGTTTTGCCTCCCTGTGCATCAGGTGGTGCTGGGTCTGGGTTTACATACCCTGAACACCACAGACCCCGTCTCTCACGGTGATGTCATCAACAGCGATGAAACCTTGGCTGGTTGTGTTTCTGTAACCAGTGAACATCATCTGAGAAAGAACACGTAAAAACATTGAAAAATCAACACATGTACAATGTTTGATCAAGCTGAAGGGTGAAGTGTTACTAGTTTTACCTGTATTGTATTGCTCATGTTGATGGTTACGTGTGCATTCATCCACTCTGGATTCTGTGTTCCCCTGCGAGTCCAGACTAACAGTTCAGAGTTTTCCTGAAAACAGCATGTAATTGATACTGTAGTAGTACAGTAGGGAATGTTTTCATATCCCTCACTGGGGGACAAACACGTCCACATAAAGACATCTGTACATATACGTACTGTCTGAACCAACAGATCCAGGTTGGAGACCGAAGGCCCGAGCATATAATACCAAAAGCCAACACAGACAGGGAATGTCTGATTGGTGACAGGAACAGAGATGATGGCCCTCTGTCTACTCGTGGATGCAGATCCATTTAGAACCAAAAACATGCCTTGgttataaaaaaacaagaaacacttGAAACAGATCTTGACAGACTGTTaaacacatacatgtatgtTAAACAAAATGCTGCTTCTCATGTTACTTTAATACTTTATAGAATATTAATACCTTTGTCATTTTCCATAGTATGATCATACTCAGGGCCATCCCATGGCTCCTCAGCCTGATGTCCACTACTGAGAGTCCAGTCCAaatcatcactgtcttcctgGACCCAACCACATAGACCTGAATTTacaaaatacaattaaaaatattaaaatactttGTGATCTGTGTGGAGTTTTCATATGATAAGTATATGACCAAAACCACTGTTCAATAGAGTCACCTTGCTCAAAGCTGCAGTCCATGGCAGAGGGAGgggcagtggtggtggtggtggggggttgtGTAGTAGTTGGGACCATGTCCTGACAAGACTTGTTCCTGATGATATGAACATCATCCAGAGCAAAGCTGCCATCCTTGTATCTTAAACCCACTTGAGTACTGGCTTGTAGTATAATCTGTGATTGATTGTTCCATTTAGACAGTATTTTTGTTATAGAATTCCAAATGATGAGTATAAAATGATGGTGTTTTACCTGGTGAGGACCTGTTGAACTGTAATCCACCCTGTCTCTAATCCATGTCCTATTTGCGTATCCATTTGTGTTCCACACAGAACGCAGTCCTGTGGTCTCATTCACAAACACTGTCAGTGTTATGTATGTAGGGCCTGAGACCAAAACAAACATCAACAAAAGGAGTCTGAATGTtatgaaatgttattttaaaattGAAA contains:
- the si:ch211-106h4.4 gene encoding MAM and LDL-receptor class A domain-containing protein 2 isoform X1, which translates into the protein MIVKSGMIVHVQCRIMRSIYPFSNAFSWARSRGQQSEQRVPDFPLPGHFLQLFRWDPKTFPGQPRDVVSPASPGSSSGPPTGGTCPEHLPRETSRRHPNQMPKPLQLAPLHVEEQRLYSELLPGDRAPDPISKALLVIVLTCPDGDFSCTSGDCVSAQLICDFKEDCKDGSDEEYCGSCDFESHTCGWNDTSGDSYRWERQIANVTSIPGADHTTGSPLGHVMHIEGKQGGFSLMANLEYAVDKLAALGCQMSFWYHVYDESSLISSNLKVKMIRGKTEKDLLEIKTKTHGWENATVFIGNQPGGYKMLFLYSPSVFGGTDVMLDDISFEYCGDSDVPPGSDHLSCDFEEHTCSWYHDYTSSLLWKRTNERFSHGPAGNGYYMIIEASSNLNISSTARLLSFPQPADQVMCVSFRYHIFGNSIGSLKFIAKRSGEPETLVWMRSGTQGNKWRFADLTFHSDKPIQFILEAVVGGEQGNIVIDDISVTSSETGSCPPERECTFQGSLCGLLPQTSADFSWSRITGTSQPANSSGPAADHTLGTEQGFYLSAQLWNHPVGSRGAMVTSVMKPTPHDGECLMFWYYMEGSEVGELSVYLQTQDTYRNRIQLWSRRGDQGTHWRHGRVTLFSPDTPYQVIFEAVVGAGPRRDVCIDDLIVLNGACPAPGFCDFEMGFCDWVNSPPAESGVDWDWLSGDSKVDFVPRSDHTTGTSLGHFAFFSRVNPNSDVIAQLESETMEAVDTACLEMWHMAHGWSAGPTYITLTVFVNETTGLRSVWNTNGYANRTWIRDRVDYSSTGPHQIILQASTQVGLRYKDGSFALDDVHIIRNKSCQDMVPTTTQPPTTTTTAPPSAMDCSFEQGLCGWVQEDSDDLDWTLSSGHQAEEPWDGPEYDHTMENDKGMFLVLNGSASTSRQRAIISVPVTNQTFPVCVGFWYYMLGPSVSNLDLLVQTENSELLVWTRRGTQNPEWMNAHVTINMSNTIQMMFTGYRNTTSQGFIAVDDITVRDGVCGVQDVCGFESSLCAFENDVSHLGRWIHKMGTDRHVDHTYGTENGFYMTVLNSTTSTTQVAQLLTPELQSGAEMCVRFWYWLPEGHFNNLSVHVVRHEEESEALWERSGAPSTHWEVAEVTVSSAAKFHVAFKAYNVPAMNATVKIDDVSVRDGACSPPGSCDFESGQCSWLNIRRGNEHDWVLAGGGFGGPPTDHTTQTPQGLFLLSSALHQTHSSLTQVVSEWIQLKDTTSCLTLWYHMDSSDSGTLRVYMRSGPSDEDLMFSSNSSGSTWSRFSQTVVSSKPFQLLIKAEMNNRGFIAVDDISLTPGRCKVNVTRLEFVGCSFENGTCGWEEVSMGQFDWVRGRNGSESSGPSVDHTLGSGLGWYMAVEPDQGGHMSPAALQSPSMRQASTTCTLHFYYNMYGEDTKELNVLLKEDSRTTPLWWLSGNHDNVWHHGEVTVGRVSQDFVVLFEASRTFNKPGHVAIDDIDFTNCTFPVAQPLCPQDTFTCSNKVCVEDTRVCDFSDDCGDWSDENNCEQLDALERCSFEQGLCSWAESDVDTPGADWIPHKGQDAWPNHGPPRDHTLNSAAGHYVIPVTNKGQSTEMLSRTLLASSNCTVRFFYFSRDDAAARLTARSRTRRSGGDDRLLWMRENSQSYSWQRAEVTFSSSCSSKVVFRYEHGEGQRGLVALDDVSFTKECLFDHDNSELPDTTPTSSPPTTPVNPCQENQFFCWRSNGTVCITAALHCDYHPDCPGGEDEEGCGACTFESDQCHWADTSDGHIKWHRQKASNDTDPPTDHTTATGYYMRVNFSQWSTQNEARLQSPSLPPSSPYCQILFHFHIREESAGSLRVLMQQAEGSEAILWSQSHSTVSHWTATYLPLGPHPQPYRVWFISTSRKPPGSTTHGDDVVAVDDISFLNCEASYQPPALSASDCSFEDGLCVWVQGGEDELDWLIWSGPTESPNTGPAGDHTTGKGKYIYIKSSPPSVKGNMALLKSSLLPPAGEKGYCLRFWYHMFGATVGSLRTFLLSVDPFEKTLVWQKSGNQGDEWLLVQSHVTLQRVHQVIVEATVGGDAGDIAIDDISLIDGPCPASDLCDFEEGSCNWQQQATDDFDWFRQSGSADKPNTGPESDHTTHTPSGYYYYLPSSSADRADQTATMFSPLYPAGKGSCLQLWYHMYGKGVGTLNVYQQSENGKKALIFSQAGDQGRLWRFAQASLLPWNLPCRIMVEGVKAGPTEEGDMAFDDVELTDAQCPPYGYCDFEHNMCSWSNLGGIVDQGDWLRGRGGSPNPNTRPSVDHTTNSTQGFYLYVDSSVGEWGDMSFLVSDVFQPSARWHCLKFWYHMYGSHVGTLRVYINDRQMHTDGNEEGILKWTETESKGDSWQEARVSITHTEAFWVVFVYQRGMNAVGDVALDDITVFPGECYSEPISPPDDYHDASTVGLVVGLALLAGILISIFLFMLNRRRCIMNQPTIMNNDAIDQFDLFDCKIDGRNHGTESDFSFFNNLYDPSPPETDDITSTDA